The sequence TTGAATTTGGGATTTGACTTTGGATTGGTACCTTTACCTGGTCTATTTATGGTCTTTTTCTTCGCCCGGCCGTTGGCATTTCTATAGTTTAAGTCAAAATTTAGAGGAAATTTGATCCTAGCTTTAAAAGATTACCTTTTCAATGGCGATTCCTTGGCCATTTCTGATTATATTAAAACAGTTTATTCATGCAGATTGGCCAAGTTTAGAATTAATATCCGGCGTATTAGGTTTTTGAACGACTTTTATACGTGGAAAACTTGAAGATTCacctcaaaaaatataataaaagcaGGAAGGGAAAGAACTAAACACTATAAAATCTCAATAACGAAGAAATGGCTTCAGAATTTTTAGACGACGTATGACGCATGGCATGATGGTAGTGAAAGACGTCAGGTCCATTGAGTCATTTTGAGCGAGCCATGCAACAACAGCGGCAACAAAGTATTTCCGTTATGTAAAAAAAGCTTCAGAGttacttatatattttttattttactcttACActtaacataattttaatatatttcatttattgtcATTCATCTCAGTACAGCACTGTTGCAGcacataatataatttttaatgtagatACATATAGGTATCTTCTCTAGACAGACTCTTTGGCTTGCATGCTATAGTAACTAcctatttcacattttagACATTTCATCTTGTAATTCGTCTTATAAACAGAAATACCATTCTTTCATGCACTATAATATTGTAAAGCATACTAATTTGAGCATATTGTCAAAGTTTGGCCTATTGGAACAATCAAGTTTGTTCTTGCTGCCTGTTGTCATGGCCAGGTACTTAGGTAACACCCAGTTTTTTATCattgaataatttcttttagatGGAATAAACAATACTCCTTTTTCAACTCGAATTTTAATGTTGAACAACGAAGTTCTTCAGGAAAACTACAAAATGGCCAATTATTGTTTTCTAACAACGTTGTCAAATGTTACCCAATTCTTGCAAAGGTACAAAATACACTTTTGTATACATTTCCTTGTCGCTCtcgttataatttttaacgtttcgAAATTTCGCCATCTATCGGTATAATCATTCACTTATTTTCcgcgtttaaaatttaaatatccgTGGCGCCAAAACCACTAGTTActtcgtaataaaaaaaaatcccttcttgtttatttacacaatttatatttacaaaataatttaaatggggTAACTAAATAACGTGTGTCATGGAGGTAGCCCATTGGTTGTCCCATGCACCCTCATATGCCTATTCAGATTACCGCTCTGACTAAACCGAAGTAAACACAGTTTACATTCGTAGGGCTTCTCTCCACTGTGTATCCTTAAATGTTTCGTCAATGTGCTACTGTCCGAAAACGCCTTTTTGCATAGTCGACACctgaaatatgatttatttcataataagTTTACAAGGCTTTTGTGGCTTTTCGCCACCTATAAGGTCGCTCCCCAGAATGGGTCCTCATGTGGGTAGTGACTGAGGAGCTTTGCGAAAACCTCCTGTCGCAAACTGGACATCTAAATGGTTTTTCTCCTGAGTGGGTGCGCACGTGCGCGGTTAAATTTGCAGCCTGTGAGAAGGATTTATTGCAATCCCCGCAACGAAATGGTTTTTCTCCGCTGTGAGTTCGGAGGTGCGTTTTGAGGGTGCTTGGGCGAGCGTAGCTTTTGCCTATAAAATCAAGCTCATCGTCTCAATTATTAAATcgtaaaagataaaaataccACATATCCTACAAACGTTCGGTTTTTGACCGTCCTCTTCTAATAAACTCAAGCTGGAACGTCTTCTGGGTGAGGAAAATGTCATCATCGGCTTATAGGTAGCGGTAGTGGTTAAGAGAGGCGAGGAGTCTTGAACTGGAGGCCTGAAATCTGCCGTAAAGGAGTAGGTGCCTCCGTAAGTAGGGCTTAGGAGCCCTTGGTTTTGGTAATTAGGTTGGGAAGAGCCTTGAGTGTTCGCACTCCATTGCACCTACACATAGAAGAGGAGATTCTATGGTGTATGAGTGATGGCCACTTCGGAAATCTAAAAAGTGCGCATGAAGTGCGATAAAGTTTcataaatagattttaaaaaagtgaactCTCTTGCCGCACTTGGAGCGCACTTTCTGAAAATCAGAATTTTCCGTAAACCTCAATTAACGAAGtgatatacggggtgtcccgAAAAAGGAAACCAATTTGCTAATCACAGTTCTTTGAACATTTCCAAAGATAGTAAACTGAATCTTTATACAGTGTCATCCGACGAAAATTTGACCCTctttaatcttgaaaaataaggacTTTTCGGAAGATTCCTAAAATACGTTAAAATAGTGTTAGAAGGGCgcgaatttttatataacattcaACCCCCAAACATCACCCTTCTGCGCCGCACAGCAGCCCtcacgaaaattttaaatggaacgaGGAATCATGAGACACCTCAAATTTGGGGTCTtttaaaactacattcaatgtTGTAAtatgattcaaaatctattagttcgtttttgagaaaaacgaCTCTAGATTTcgcaaaaaatacaatacaaactcagttaaatagtatttaaacaatgaaaaacttGTTCGTTGATAGGAGATTGCTTTCTTTTCGATTTTCTGCTCACAAACAGTagttgattaaaaaaaagaaaattaaaaaaatgaaataaaataacaaataaataaataagactAGCCTGAATTCAGAGATTGAGGGCCGAAACGAAGTTGAGGTCAGCACGCAACAGCGCTGGTCGAAACGCAACAAAGACCTTCTACTTTAGTACCCAtttattttgccatttttagtttatatCGTAAACTGTGAAATTTTCAACTGAATGAATTCGGTTATATTACAATTTCCTGCAGGTCCCTATTTgatatgattaaaaaaatagatattacGTAATATTAACACGAGTCGCCCCTGTGGTATGACAACCGCTCTAGCATTGCACTATCGCGACGCCAACGGTTAATTCATGAACTATTTTCACTCTCAGGTATAAAGTACCACTTTATGAGCGTGTTCCGGGTTAATAATGTTAGACTTTATGGTCGCGTGGAAAAAAACTgtctttttataattacatattacatCCTATTTCGTTTATATAAAATGAACGAAAATCTCCTCTACTAACTTGAGGACAAGGTAACTCCGAAGTATATCCTCCATTTGGGTGGTATCCATGCATCGTCATATTCATAGACACATTCACAGACATGCTGGGAAAAATCGGAGCTTGCTGATGGGAAAGAGCAAAGTTCTGATCGCAAAAATTAGCTCCGCTGTAGCCACCTGGAGACAGCAACATCTGAGAATGGTATAATTGGGTGTCATATTTGTCCGTGGGGCTCTGCCCTGGGTGCACCACTGCATGTTTCAACGATAGCAGTACGTCCGCTACATCCGATGACGGCTGCTTTTGGTCTCGAAACAGGAGCTGGTTTTGGCTTTGGTAATTCGGCTCTGTTCTACACAGAGCTCTGTTAAACATAGCTGATGAACATAAAGGGGAAATTTGTACCTTGAAGACGTGGAACCGTTTCCGCATGGAGAAATGTTAAAGAGGCTGGGAAGAGGGTCCAGGTCTAGAGGCAAGGAGAACGAACCCATTTCGTCGCTCCAGCAGGACGACAAGTCGTCGTTGCAAGATGATATctgttttaaagataatttttgaaaaaataattttgttaattttttgagtttttacaGGATGTCCCAATATGAAGCAATTGGCTTCTGTGgcaactttcttatttttttgaaaagaaaatatacgAATGCGTTTGTTGCGACTTATATGATAGTTCAGGCCTAAATTACCACAActttacaaattcaaaaaggACAATCTATAAAGGGTTCACCTTTGGAAGCTGACACAATTT comes from Euwallacea similis isolate ESF13 chromosome 24, ESF131.1, whole genome shotgun sequence and encodes:
- the gl gene encoding protein glass encodes the protein MDTTSYVPNNPQFGVQFECNWSAPTSIQQISSCNDDLSSCWSDEMGSFSLPLDLDPLPSLFNISPCGNGSTSSRTEPNYQSQNQLLFRDQKQPSSDVADVLLSLKHAVVHPGQSPTDKYDTQLYHSQMLLSPGGYSGANFCDQNFALSHQQAPIFPSMSVNVSMNMTMHGYHPNGGYTSELPCPQVQWSANTQGSSQPNYQNQGLLSPTYGGTYSFTADFRPPVQDSSPLLTTTATYKPMMTFSSPRRRSSLSLLEEDGQKPNVCRICGKSYARPSTLKTHLRTHSGEKPFRCGDCNKSFSQAANLTAHVRTHSGEKPFRCPVCDRRFSQSSSVTTHMRTHSGERPYRCRLCKKAFSDSSTLTKHLRIHSGEKPYECKLCLLRFSQSGNLNRHMRVHGTTNGLPP